One Frankia alni ACN14a DNA window includes the following coding sequences:
- a CDS encoding molybdopterin-dependent oxidoreductase: MRRGPLRAGAFPSTLHDPRVASLLGIALGITFGTCFLTGLVSHFMQHPPDWLQWPSRPVWLYRVTQGLHVTTGLASVPLLLVKLWTVYPRLWEWPPLRSVGHALERLTIVPLIAGAIFQLASGIANIAQWYRFRFFFTVTHYWVAWIIIGALVVHIAAKLTVVRANVGRNRYEDLPHAGMQDAGPPTGGLTRRGLAVATGTAAAVIVATTAGQSVPALAPLDLLAPRRPDLGPQGLPVNRTARAARVAAAARDPEYRLEVVGVRRVVYHLAEVHALPRHTVRLPITCVEGWSADATWHGPRLRDLLDAALIPVDATVRVESLEARGGYRASEVRPAHARDPLTLLATGLDGADLDLDHGYPARLIAPDRPGVLQTKWVHRVVML, encoded by the coding sequence ATGCGCCGCGGCCCGCTGCGGGCTGGGGCGTTCCCGAGCACGCTGCATGATCCGCGAGTGGCGTCGCTGCTGGGCATCGCGCTCGGGATCACCTTCGGAACCTGTTTCCTGACTGGGCTCGTGTCACATTTCATGCAACATCCGCCGGACTGGCTGCAATGGCCCTCCCGGCCGGTCTGGCTGTACCGGGTCACGCAGGGTCTGCACGTCACGACCGGTCTCGCCAGCGTCCCGTTGCTGCTAGTGAAGCTGTGGACGGTGTATCCGCGGCTGTGGGAATGGCCGCCGCTGCGATCCGTCGGGCATGCCCTTGAACGACTCACGATCGTGCCGCTGATCGCCGGTGCCATATTCCAGCTCGCGTCCGGAATCGCGAACATCGCACAGTGGTACCGGTTCCGTTTCTTCTTCACCGTGACCCATTACTGGGTCGCCTGGATCATCATCGGCGCCCTGGTCGTGCATATAGCCGCGAAACTGACCGTCGTGCGCGCGAACGTGGGCCGGAATCGATACGAGGACCTTCCCCACGCAGGCATGCAGGACGCTGGCCCGCCGACCGGCGGGCTCACCCGCCGCGGGCTGGCGGTGGCGACCGGCACCGCGGCGGCCGTCATCGTCGCGACGACGGCCGGCCAGTCGGTTCCGGCGCTGGCACCGCTCGACCTGCTCGCCCCCCGCCGGCCCGACCTCGGCCCGCAGGGGCTCCCGGTGAACCGGACCGCGCGGGCCGCCCGGGTCGCCGCCGCGGCCCGCGATCCGGAGTACCGGTTGGAGGTCGTCGGCGTCCGGCGGGTCGTCTACCACCTCGCCGAGGTGCACGCGCTGCCCCGCCACACCGTGCGGTTGCCGATCACCTGTGTCGAGGGCTGGTCGGCGGACGCGACCTGGCACGGCCCCCGGCTGCGCGACCTGCTCGACGCGGCGCTCATCCCCGTCGACGCCACCGTCCGGGTCGAGTCGCTGGAGGCGCGCGGCGGCTACCGCGCCAGCGAGGTGCGCCCCGCTCACGCCCGGGATCCGCTGACCCTGTTGGCCACCGGCCTCGACGGCGCCGACCTCGACCTCGACCACGGCTACCCGGCCCGGCTCATCGCGCCCGACCGGCCCGGCGTCCTGCAGACGAAGTGGGTGCACCGGGTGGTGATGCTGTGA
- a CDS encoding TetR/AcrR family transcriptional regulator yields MNPPVPGGAGGAGGQDGRRITRKGQATRARIVAAAAELMYARGVAGTSTEDVRVAASVSSSQLYHYFEDKNALVRAVVAYQTEAVLAFQQPLFSRLDSLAGLAAWADTLVDFHLGLHLRGGCPLGSLASELADADPVAREALAAAFARWEAAIREGLAAMRARGELRDEADPDRLALTLLAAVQGGLLLARTRREVAPLRVALDTVLDHIRSLVSDVVRPYPVGSASVVVTSGVPVRVERH; encoded by the coding sequence ATGAACCCACCCGTCCCCGGCGGTGCCGGCGGTGCCGGCGGCCAGGACGGTCGCCGGATCACCCGCAAGGGCCAGGCCACCCGGGCGCGGATCGTCGCGGCCGCCGCCGAGCTCATGTACGCCCGGGGCGTCGCCGGCACCAGCACCGAGGACGTCCGCGTCGCCGCCTCGGTGAGCAGCTCGCAGCTCTACCACTACTTCGAGGACAAGAACGCGCTGGTCCGCGCCGTGGTCGCCTACCAGACCGAGGCCGTGCTCGCCTTCCAGCAGCCGCTGTTCAGCCGGCTGGACAGCCTGGCGGGGCTGGCGGCCTGGGCGGACACGCTCGTCGACTTTCACCTCGGTCTGCATCTGCGCGGCGGCTGCCCGCTGGGGTCGCTGGCCAGCGAGCTCGCCGATGCGGATCCGGTCGCCCGCGAGGCCCTGGCGGCGGCGTTCGCCCGCTGGGAGGCCGCCATCCGGGAGGGTCTGGCGGCCATGCGCGCCCGGGGCGAGCTGCGGGACGAGGCGGATCCGGACCGTCTCGCCCTCACCCTGCTCGCCGCGGTGCAGGGCGGTCTGCTGCTCGCCCGGACCCGCCGCGAGGTGGCGCCGCTGCGGGTCGCTCTCGACACCGTGCTGGACCACATCCGCTCCCTCGTTTCCGACGTCGTCCGTCCGTATCCGGTCGGGTCGGCCTCGGTCGTGGTGACCTCCGGCGTCCCGGTTCGGGTCGAACGGCACTGA
- a CDS encoding DUF1918 domain-containing protein: MAGVRFPRHKPVTVPREMTIVEAARWMDVQGVGSLLVMDGEDLVGIVTDRDLALRSLRRRIPFDGRVEAVMTRGVVTLDVDADPADVVRMFREHTVRRLPLTDNGRVVGLIALDDVVAAPAFAAVPAGRAAGGSGMGAPTPVAAAGPEPTAELADLPGLADLAAAVAAETPRSLHEGGLPGPKTVTWLPEPRLGRWRAAVGDRLVVSPPNPGRPPCGGEILEVHSPAGDPPYLVRWGDGGHATFVYPGPDAEVQPLGGNAGPVAPV, from the coding sequence ATGGCCGGTGTGCGGTTTCCCCGTCACAAGCCCGTCACGGTGCCCCGCGAGATGACCATCGTCGAGGCCGCCCGGTGGATGGACGTGCAGGGGGTGGGATCACTGCTGGTCATGGACGGCGAGGACCTCGTCGGGATCGTCACCGATCGGGACCTGGCGCTGCGGTCGCTGCGGCGGCGCATCCCCTTCGACGGCCGGGTCGAGGCCGTGATGACCCGCGGCGTCGTCACCCTGGACGTGGACGCCGACCCCGCCGACGTGGTCCGCATGTTTCGCGAGCACACCGTCCGGCGACTGCCGCTCACCGACAACGGCCGGGTGGTCGGCCTGATCGCGCTCGACGATGTCGTCGCGGCCCCGGCGTTCGCCGCGGTGCCGGCCGGTCGGGCCGCCGGTGGCTCCGGAATGGGCGCGCCCACGCCGGTCGCCGCGGCCGGCCCTGAGCCGACCGCCGAACTCGCGGACCTGCCGGGACTGGCCGATCTCGCCGCGGCGGTGGCCGCCGAGACCCCGCGCTCCCTGCACGAGGGCGGGCTGCCCGGCCCGAAGACCGTCACCTGGCTACCCGAGCCCCGGCTCGGCCGCTGGCGGGCAGCCGTCGGCGACCGGCTGGTCGTGTCGCCGCCCAACCCCGGCCGGCCGCCGTGCGGCGGGGAGATCCTGGAGGTCCACTCGCCTGCCGGTGACCCGCCCTACCTGGTCCGATGGGGCGACGGCGGCCACGCCACCTTTGTCTACCCTGGCCCGGACGCCGAGGTGCAGCCTCTGGGCGGCAACGCCGGGCCGGTGGCCCCGGTCTGA
- a CDS encoding NAD(P)-dependent alcohol dehydrogenase, whose protein sequence is MRALRMTRHQSAPELVEVPDPVPGPGQVRLRVAAAGACHSDLHLMEWPAEQMVGQGLRLPFTLGHESAGWVDAVGAGVSAVRVGDACAVYGPWGCGHCRACARGAEQYCEVTHGMGGPGLGGDGGMAEYLLVDDVRHLVPLGDLDPVAAAPLTDAGLTPYHAIRKALPLLGPGSTAVVIGAGGLGHLGIQILRAITSARVVAVDVAPGKLVQALALGAHAAVPAGEDAAAAIRAQTVGGLGAQAVFDMVGSAATMATAAAAVGAEGRITVVGLAGGALPFRFGTVPFDVDVSLPYWGTRGELFEVLDLARAGLIRAHVETVPLAGMPAAYDRLRAGDVSGRIVMVPSA, encoded by the coding sequence TTGCGCGCGCTGCGGATGACCCGTCACCAGTCGGCTCCCGAGCTCGTCGAGGTGCCCGACCCCGTCCCCGGGCCGGGTCAGGTGCGGCTGCGGGTGGCCGCCGCCGGTGCCTGCCACAGCGACCTGCACCTGATGGAATGGCCGGCGGAGCAGATGGTCGGGCAGGGTCTGCGCCTGCCGTTCACCCTCGGCCACGAGTCCGCCGGCTGGGTCGACGCCGTGGGCGCCGGGGTCAGCGCGGTGCGGGTGGGTGACGCCTGCGCCGTCTACGGGCCCTGGGGCTGCGGGCACTGCCGAGCGTGCGCCCGCGGCGCCGAACAGTACTGCGAGGTCACCCACGGGATGGGTGGCCCGGGCCTCGGTGGGGACGGCGGTATGGCCGAGTACCTGCTCGTCGACGACGTGCGCCACCTCGTCCCGCTCGGCGACCTCGACCCGGTGGCCGCCGCGCCGCTCACCGACGCCGGGCTCACCCCGTATCACGCGATCCGCAAGGCGCTGCCGCTGCTCGGGCCGGGCTCGACCGCGGTGGTGATCGGGGCCGGCGGCCTCGGTCACCTCGGCATCCAGATCCTGCGGGCGATCACCTCGGCCCGCGTCGTCGCCGTCGACGTCGCCCCGGGCAAGCTCGTCCAGGCGCTGGCTCTCGGCGCGCACGCGGCGGTGCCGGCGGGCGAGGACGCGGCCGCCGCGATCCGGGCGCAGACCGTCGGCGGACTGGGCGCGCAGGCCGTGTTCGACATGGTCGGCAGCGCCGCGACGATGGCCACCGCCGCGGCTGCCGTCGGGGCCGAGGGACGGATCACCGTCGTGGGCCTGGCCGGCGGGGCGCTGCCGTTCCGGTTCGGGACGGTGCCGTTCGACGTTGACGTCTCGCTGCCGTACTGGGGCACCCGCGGCGAACTGTTCGAGGTCCTCGACCTCGCCCGCGCCGGCCTGATCCGCGCCCACGTCGAGACCGTCCCGCTGGCCGGCATGCCCGCCGCCTACGACCGCCTGCGCGCGGGCGACGTCTCCGGCCGCATCGTCATGGTCCCCTCGGCCTGA
- a CDS encoding putative bifunctional diguanylate cyclase/phosphodiesterase has product MEKRYLSPAARSRGVVRFARVWARAIVGASYPATGLLAVEERLLGLTERLVDALLDEPWAHEPPTDEPPTDEPFADEPFAQEPFADEPLAGEPAAVGAAIADYTFGAADALAATIRVCGARLLPELGLDADGELTGRVAALQGALAHGYTRALRERILAGQDSIHRAAHLATDARFQMIFNGAAIGIVLADAAGRIVDANDAFLQMLAVAPHRVHGRALHEFAHPDDAAGLRDAHAAQRLAGPAHLRTELRFAGPVGATVRAELTTTCLRQADGRGEIQLSMIVDVTERHRLQGRLHRQARHDPLTGLPNRTVLAERVTELMAAEPDRRLGLCFIDLDGFKAVNDSLGHDAGDRLLVAVAGRLTAALPPGQLLVRMGGDEFVVLLADTAGIDDVTATARAVLAALAEPVRVGDQSLSIGASMGLVERPAADGDLADLLRAADITLYQAKDAGRGRWAVFDAERNARQVTRHTLSTMLPGAVERDQFIVVYQPIVTLGEQSGRVRAGWAGVAGGAGVAGGSGGSGWAGGVMIGVEALVRWRHPRFGLLGPEAFIGLAEETGQIVPLGRRVLELACRQAARWRELRPDGAGAPFVSVNLTARQTHETDLVDQVGRILDETGLPPELLQLELTESALMGTAGEPARALDGLAAMGVRIAIDDFGTGYSNLAYLRRLPVHTLKLAGPFVDGFASARGHDPDGEKIVRMLVELAHSLRLTVTAEGVETAAQAEGLGQVECDSAQGYLFAPPLPPGEITRWLRAAPADAPPADAPLGGARPGGARPGVDPPAGGRPAESSAVSVLPVPRACGAPTSGYVG; this is encoded by the coding sequence GTGGAGAAGAGGTACCTGTCCCCGGCTGCCCGCAGCCGCGGGGTGGTGCGTTTCGCGCGGGTGTGGGCGCGTGCCATCGTCGGTGCGAGCTACCCGGCCACCGGCCTGCTCGCCGTGGAGGAGCGGCTGCTCGGCCTGACCGAGCGGCTCGTCGATGCCCTGCTCGACGAGCCCTGGGCTCACGAGCCGCCCACTGATGAGCCGCCCACTGACGAGCCGTTCGCTGACGAGCCGTTCGCTCAGGAGCCGTTCGCTGACGAACCGCTTGCCGGGGAGCCGGCCGCGGTCGGGGCCGCCATCGCGGACTACACCTTCGGCGCCGCGGACGCGCTGGCCGCCACGATCCGCGTCTGCGGCGCCCGGCTGCTTCCCGAGCTGGGCCTCGACGCGGATGGCGAGCTCACCGGCCGCGTCGCCGCCCTGCAGGGAGCCCTGGCGCACGGATACACCCGCGCCCTGCGCGAGCGAATCCTCGCCGGCCAGGACTCGATCCACCGCGCCGCCCACCTGGCCACCGACGCCCGGTTCCAGATGATCTTCAACGGGGCCGCGATCGGGATCGTGCTCGCCGACGCCGCCGGGCGGATCGTCGACGCCAACGACGCCTTCCTGCAGATGCTCGCCGTCGCCCCGCACCGGGTGCACGGTCGGGCGCTGCACGAGTTCGCGCATCCCGACGACGCCGCCGGTCTGCGCGACGCCCACGCTGCCCAGCGGCTCGCCGGACCGGCGCACCTGCGCACGGAGCTGCGCTTCGCCGGGCCCGTCGGCGCCACGGTGCGGGCCGAGCTGACCACCACCTGCCTGCGCCAGGCCGACGGACGTGGCGAGATCCAGCTCTCGATGATTGTGGACGTCACCGAACGTCACCGGTTACAGGGCCGCTTACACCGGCAGGCCCGGCACGACCCGCTGACCGGGTTGCCCAACCGGACGGTGCTCGCCGAACGGGTCACCGAGTTGATGGCCGCCGAGCCGGACCGACGCCTCGGGCTGTGCTTCATCGACCTCGACGGGTTCAAGGCGGTCAACGACAGCCTCGGGCACGACGCCGGCGACCGGCTGCTCGTCGCGGTCGCCGGGCGGCTCACCGCGGCGCTGCCCCCGGGCCAGCTGCTCGTCCGGATGGGTGGGGACGAGTTCGTCGTCCTCCTCGCCGACACGGCCGGCATCGACGACGTCACCGCCACCGCCCGCGCCGTGCTCGCGGCGCTGGCGGAGCCCGTCCGGGTCGGCGACCAGTCGTTGTCGATCGGCGCGAGCATGGGCCTGGTCGAGCGACCCGCGGCCGACGGCGACCTCGCCGATCTGCTGCGCGCCGCGGACATCACCCTGTACCAGGCGAAGGACGCCGGGCGGGGGCGGTGGGCCGTCTTCGACGCGGAGCGCAACGCGCGCCAGGTGACCCGGCACACCCTGTCGACGATGCTGCCCGGCGCCGTGGAGCGGGACCAGTTCATCGTCGTCTACCAGCCGATCGTCACCCTCGGCGAACAGTCTGGCCGCGTTCGGGCCGGCTGGGCTGGAGTGGCCGGCGGGGCTGGGGTGGCCGGCGGGTCCGGCGGGTCCGGCTGGGCTGGCGGGGTGATGATCGGGGTGGAGGCGCTGGTCCGCTGGCGGCATCCCCGGTTCGGGCTGCTCGGTCCGGAGGCGTTCATCGGCCTGGCCGAGGAGACGGGCCAGATCGTCCCGCTGGGCCGTCGGGTGCTGGAGCTGGCCTGCCGGCAGGCGGCCCGCTGGCGTGAGCTGCGTCCGGACGGCGCGGGCGCGCCCTTTGTCAGCGTGAACCTCACCGCTCGCCAGACCCACGAGACCGACTTGGTCGACCAGGTCGGGCGAATCCTCGACGAGACCGGGCTGCCGCCCGAACTGCTCCAGCTCGAACTCACCGAGAGCGCGTTGATGGGCACGGCCGGCGAGCCTGCGCGGGCCCTGGACGGTCTCGCGGCGATGGGCGTGCGCATCGCCATCGACGACTTCGGCACCGGCTACTCCAACCTCGCCTACCTGCGCCGGCTGCCGGTGCACACGCTCAAGCTTGCCGGGCCGTTCGTCGACGGCTTCGCCTCCGCGCGCGGGCACGACCCCGACGGCGAGAAGATCGTGCGGATGCTCGTCGAGCTCGCCCACTCGCTGCGCCTGACGGTGACGGCCGAGGGCGTCGAGACCGCCGCCCAGGCCGAGGGGCTGGGGCAGGTCGAATGCGACAGTGCCCAGGGCTACCTGTTCGCGCCGCCGCTGCCGCCCGGTGAGATCACCCGCTGGCTGCGTGCCGCTCCCGCCGACGCACCGCCCGCCGACGCACCGCTCGGCGGTGCCCGGCCCGGCGGTGCCCGGCCCGGCGTCGACCCGCCCGCCGGGGGACGGCCCGCCGAGTCCTCGGCCGTCTCGGTGCTGCCTGTGCCGCGGGCCTGTGGTGCTCCTACCTCCGGATATGTCGGGTGA
- a CDS encoding acyl-CoA synthetase, with amino-acid sequence MPEAAAMLGEPSRHPADRLAVVMADGSAQLTFGELESRSRQVAHLLAGYGLRPGDHVAILLPNRPEYFEVAWGAQRSGLYWTPVNWHLTAEETAHIVDDCGARVLFTSAELAPIVKRVRESATRLEHIVMIDAGPAELAEGILDHRATLAGQPDAEPAGQVEGIYMFYSSGTTGRPKGIEPALPLDPFGTGLAIDRAMVGSFGFGPDSVYLCPAPLYHAAPTGWSTATQRLGGTVVLMERFDPVEALRAIERYRVTHVQVVPTMFVRLLKLPAAQRTAFDLASLRLVVHAAAPCPPEVKQRVIDWLGPIVFEYYAGSEGGGMCAITSQEWLTHRGSVGRAVIGVVHIVDDDGAQLPVGEIGRVFFESPTRMEYHNDPEKTAAAYNDRGWLTLGDLGHLDADGYLYLADRRTDLVISGGVNIYPQEIENVLILHPAVADVAVIGVPDAEMGQRLLAVVQPTAEAVVGAELAAVLQAFGRERLAGFKVPRTIEFVEELPRLPTGKLQRVRLRERYVG; translated from the coding sequence ATGCCAGAGGCTGCGGCGATGCTCGGCGAGCCGTCCCGGCATCCGGCGGACCGGCTGGCCGTCGTGATGGCCGACGGCAGCGCGCAGCTCACCTTCGGCGAGCTGGAAAGCCGCAGCCGGCAGGTCGCGCACCTGCTCGCCGGCTATGGTCTGCGTCCCGGCGATCACGTGGCGATCCTGCTACCGAACCGGCCCGAGTACTTCGAGGTCGCCTGGGGCGCGCAGCGCAGCGGCCTGTACTGGACGCCGGTCAACTGGCACCTCACCGCCGAGGAGACCGCCCACATCGTCGACGACTGCGGGGCGCGGGTGCTGTTCACCTCCGCCGAGCTGGCCCCGATCGTCAAGCGCGTCCGGGAGTCGGCCACGCGGCTGGAGCACATCGTCATGATCGACGCCGGCCCGGCCGAGCTCGCCGAGGGCATCCTCGACCACCGCGCCACCCTCGCCGGCCAGCCGGACGCCGAGCCCGCCGGCCAGGTCGAGGGCATCTACATGTTCTACTCGTCGGGCACGACGGGCCGCCCCAAGGGCATCGAGCCGGCGTTGCCGCTCGACCCGTTCGGCACCGGCCTGGCCATCGACCGCGCGATGGTCGGCTCGTTCGGCTTCGGCCCGGACAGCGTCTACCTGTGCCCGGCGCCGCTCTACCATGCGGCGCCGACGGGCTGGAGCACCGCGACCCAGCGCCTGGGCGGCACGGTCGTCCTCATGGAGCGCTTCGACCCCGTCGAGGCCTTGCGGGCCATCGAGCGCTACCGGGTCACCCACGTCCAGGTCGTGCCGACGATGTTCGTCCGCCTGCTCAAGCTGCCCGCCGCGCAGCGCACCGCCTTCGACCTGGCCAGCCTGCGCCTGGTTGTGCACGCCGCCGCCCCCTGCCCGCCGGAGGTCAAGCAGCGGGTGATCGACTGGCTCGGGCCGATCGTCTTCGAGTACTACGCCGGCAGCGAGGGCGGCGGCATGTGCGCGATCACCTCGCAGGAGTGGCTCACCCACCGCGGTTCGGTGGGGCGGGCCGTCATCGGCGTCGTGCACATCGTCGACGACGACGGCGCGCAGCTGCCCGTGGGCGAGATCGGGCGGGTCTTCTTCGAGAGCCCGACCCGGATGGAGTACCACAACGACCCGGAGAAGACCGCCGCCGCCTACAACGACCGTGGCTGGCTGACCCTCGGCGACCTCGGCCATCTCGACGCCGACGGCTATCTCTACCTGGCCGATCGCCGCACCGACCTGGTCATCTCCGGCGGGGTCAACATCTATCCGCAGGAGATCGAGAACGTGCTGATCCTGCACCCCGCCGTCGCCGACGTCGCGGTGATCGGCGTGCCGGACGCGGAGATGGGGCAGCGGCTGCTCGCCGTGGTCCAACCGACTGCCGAGGCGGTCGTCGGGGCGGAGCTCGCGGCCGTGCTGCAGGCGTTCGGCCGCGAGCGGCTCGCCGGTTTCAAGGTGCCGCGCACGATCGAGTTCGTCGAGGAACTGCCGCGGCTGCCCACCGGCAAGCTGCAGCGCGTCCGGCTGCGCGAGCGCTACGTCGGCTGA
- a CDS encoding SAM-dependent methyltransferase gives MDETPGWAAGVDVDRPSAARMYDYALGGSHNFAADREATQAVIAAFPDGPLVARSNRLFLHRAVRFLTAEAGITQFLDLGSGVPTVGNVHEVAQGINPQARVVYVDIDPVAVVHSRMLLADNPLATVLQADIREPASILGSSEVTGLLDLSRPVAVLMVTVLHFVADGDDPAGIIEAFRAATVPGSYLAVSHVTADERAEQVHGAGKVYESTPTGVTPRSRATIAALLAGYDLVEPGLVYLPSWRPDEAHGGRDPLAADPSRAVALAAVGRR, from the coding sequence ATGGATGAAACGCCCGGGTGGGCCGCGGGTGTCGACGTCGATCGGCCGAGCGCCGCGCGGATGTACGACTACGCGCTCGGCGGGTCGCACAACTTCGCCGCGGACCGGGAGGCCACCCAGGCGGTGATCGCCGCGTTCCCGGACGGCCCGCTGGTGGCGCGGTCGAACCGGCTGTTCCTGCACCGGGCGGTCCGCTTCCTCACCGCCGAGGCGGGGATCACCCAGTTCCTCGACCTCGGCTCGGGCGTGCCGACCGTCGGCAACGTGCACGAGGTCGCCCAGGGGATCAACCCGCAGGCGCGGGTCGTCTACGTGGACATCGACCCGGTGGCGGTCGTCCACTCCCGGATGCTGCTCGCCGACAACCCGCTGGCCACGGTGCTGCAGGCGGACATCCGCGAGCCGGCCTCCATCCTCGGGTCGAGCGAGGTCACCGGGCTGCTCGACCTCTCCCGGCCGGTCGCGGTGCTGATGGTCACCGTGCTGCACTTCGTCGCCGACGGCGACGACCCGGCCGGGATCATCGAAGCCTTCCGGGCGGCGACGGTGCCCGGCAGCTACCTGGCGGTGTCCCACGTGACCGCCGACGAGCGGGCCGAGCAGGTGCACGGCGCGGGCAAGGTGTACGAGTCGACGCCGACCGGGGTCACCCCGCGGTCCCGGGCGACGATCGCCGCCCTGCTCGCCGGCTACGACCTGGTCGAGCCGGGGCTGGTCTACCTGCCGTCCTGGCGGCCGGACGAGGCGCACGGCGGGCGCGACCCGCTGGCCGCCGATCCGAGCCGGGCCGTGGCGCTGGCCGCCGTCGGCCGTCGGTAG
- a CDS encoding glycosyltransferase 87 family protein, translated as MPSAAAVSRSRPDRALIGAGVGLAGVLATQLAVRAVPGYLPGRAGVLPGVLVWWVLGIATAASLVRTANRRAAAGMLLAGILAVHAVAATGPPQLSDDLYRYAWDGRVQAAGVDPYRYGPLDPHLAGLRDQWLFPDAAGCAAIERGPHCIRLNYPRAHTIYPPVAQAYFTAVHYLPGPPREHKLQLYGSLLSLALTGLVMRMLTTRGRDPRYAAFYALSPLAGLEVGSDAHVDVLGALLALAGLAVLTRRSARPPAAPSSSPQPSSPQPSSPQPASPSRWRAAAAGALLGAAVAVKLYPALLLPAAARRRPVALVGAAAGVVGLAYLPHLLAVGTGVLGFLPQYLDVEGYGQGARFLLLVGVLHLGGSAAKAVAVAVLAAVTVAVWRTDPDRVPPERAALWTVGAAFLVATPVQPWYGVLLAALAVVAGRLEWLAVAAAAHPVYLSLFTDLPGDAWTLRVTSYAMAAAIVLAATGLRHRLTVPGRQVDRDAEPTLLALPLDSGVRAPER; from the coding sequence ATGCCGTCAGCCGCCGCCGTGTCGCGAAGCCGCCCGGACCGTGCCCTGATCGGTGCGGGCGTCGGGCTGGCGGGGGTGCTCGCCACGCAGCTCGCCGTCCGCGCGGTCCCCGGCTACCTGCCCGGCCGGGCCGGTGTGTTGCCCGGGGTGCTGGTGTGGTGGGTCCTCGGAATCGCGACGGCCGCGTCACTGGTGCGGACGGCGAACCGGCGGGCCGCCGCCGGCATGCTGCTGGCCGGGATCCTCGCCGTGCACGCGGTCGCGGCGACCGGACCGCCCCAGCTCTCCGACGACCTGTACCGCTACGCCTGGGACGGCCGGGTGCAGGCCGCCGGCGTCGACCCCTACCGCTACGGCCCCCTGGACCCGCACCTGGCCGGGCTGCGCGACCAGTGGCTGTTCCCCGATGCCGCCGGCTGCGCGGCGATCGAGCGGGGCCCGCACTGCATCCGCCTCAACTACCCGCGGGCGCACACCATCTACCCGCCGGTGGCGCAGGCGTACTTCACCGCCGTGCACTACCTGCCCGGCCCGCCGCGGGAGCACAAGCTCCAGCTCTACGGCTCGCTGCTGTCGCTGGCGTTGACCGGTCTGGTGATGCGGATGCTCACCACCCGCGGTCGGGATCCCCGGTACGCGGCGTTCTACGCGCTGTCGCCCCTCGCCGGCCTGGAGGTCGGCTCGGACGCGCACGTCGACGTCCTCGGGGCCCTGCTCGCGCTGGCCGGCCTCGCCGTGCTCACCCGCCGCTCCGCCCGCCCGCCGGCGGCACCCTCGTCCTCGCCGCAGCCGTCCTCGCCGCAGCCGTCCTCGCCGCAGCCGGCGTCGCCGTCACGGTGGCGGGCGGCGGCGGCCGGGGCGCTGCTCGGCGCCGCGGTGGCGGTGAAGCTGTACCCGGCGCTGCTGCTGCCGGCCGCCGCCCGGCGTCGCCCGGTGGCGCTGGTCGGTGCCGCGGCCGGGGTCGTCGGGCTGGCGTATCTGCCGCACCTGCTCGCCGTCGGCACCGGCGTGCTCGGCTTCCTCCCGCAGTACCTCGACGTCGAGGGCTACGGCCAGGGCGCGCGGTTCCTGCTGCTCGTCGGCGTGCTGCACCTCGGCGGGTCGGCCGCGAAGGCGGTGGCGGTGGCGGTGCTCGCGGCGGTGACGGTGGCGGTGTGGCGTACCGACCCCGACCGGGTGCCCCCCGAACGGGCCGCACTGTGGACGGTGGGTGCGGCGTTCCTCGTCGCCACGCCGGTGCAGCCCTGGTATGGCGTGCTGCTGGCGGCGCTCGCCGTCGTCGCCGGGCGGCTGGAGTGGCTCGCCGTGGCCGCCGCCGCCCATCCCGTCTACCTCTCGCTGTTCACCGATCTACCCGGCGATGCCTGGACCTTGCGGGTGACCTCCTACGCGATGGCCGCCGCGATCGTCCTCGCCGCGACCGGCCTGCGTCACCGACTCACCGTCCCCGGCCGCCAGGTGGACCGGGACGCGGAACCGACGCTCCTCGCCCTGCCGCTGGATTCTGGAGTGAGGGCTCCAGAGAGGTAG